One genomic segment of Brassica napus cultivar Da-Ae unplaced genomic scaffold, Da-Ae ScsIHWf_3140;HRSCAF=3959, whole genome shotgun sequence includes these proteins:
- the LOC125603281 gene encoding photosystem I P700 chlorophyll a apoprotein A2-like, translated as MYRTNWGIGHGLKDILEAHKGPFTGQGHKGLYEILTTSWHAQLSLNLAMLGSLTIVVAHHMYSMPPYPYLATDYATQLSLFTHHMWIGGFLIVGAAAHAAIFMVRDYDPTNRYNDLLDRVLRHRDAIISHLNWVCIFLGFHSFGLYIHNDTMSALGRPQDMFSDTAIQLQPVFAQWIQNTHALAPGVTAPGETASTSLTWGGGELVAVGGKVALLPIPLGTADFLVHHIHAFTIHVTVLILLKGVLFARSSRLIPDKANLGFRFPCDGPGRGGTCQVSAWDHVFLGLFWMYNSISVVIFHFSWKMQSDVWGSISDQGVVTHITGGNFAQSSITINGWLRDFLWAQASQVIQSYGSSLSAYGLFFLGAHFVWAFSLMFLFSGRGYWQELIESIVWAHNKLKVAPATQPRALSIVQVAQDPTTRRIWFGIATAHDFESHDDITEERLYQNIFASHFGQLAIIFLWTSGNLFHVAWQGNFETWIQDPLHVRPIAHAIWDPHFGQPAVEAFTRGGALGPVNIAYSGVYQWWYTIGLRTNEDLYTGALFLLFLSALSLIGGWLHLQPKWKPRVSWFKNAESRLNHHLSGLFGVSSLAWTGHLVHVAIPASRGEYVRWNNFLSVLPHPQGLGPLFTGQWNLYAQNPDSSSHLFGTSQGSGTAILTLLGGFHPQTQSLWLTDMAHHHLAIAILFLIAGHMYRTNFGIGHSIKDLLEAHIPPGGRLGRGHKGLYDTINNSIHFQLGLALASLGVITSLVAQHMYSLPAYAFIAQDFTTQAALYTHHQYIAGFIMTGAFAHGAIFFIRDYNPEQNEDNVLARMLDHKEAIISHLSWASLFLGFHTLGLYVHNDVMLAFGTPEKQILIEPIFAQWIQSAHGKTSYGFDVLLSSTNGPAFNAGRSIWLPGWLNAINENSNSLFLTIGPGDFLVHHAIALGLHTTTLILVKGALDARGSKLMPDKKDFGYSFPCDGPGRGGTCDISAWDAFYLAVFWMLNTIGWVTFYWHWKHITLWQGNVSQFNESSTYLMGWLRDYLWLNSSQLINGYNPFGMNSLSVWAWMFLFGHLVWATGFMFLISWRGYWQELIETLAWAHERTPLANLIRWKDKPVALSIVQARLVGLAHFSVGYIFTYAAFLIASTSGKFG; from the coding sequence ATGTATAGGACCAACTGGGGTATTGGTCATGGTCTAAAAGATATTTTAGAGGCTCATAAAGGTCCATTTACAGGCCAAGGCCATAAAGGTCTATATGAAATTCTAACAACATCATGGCATGCTCAATTATCTCTTAACCTGGCTATGTTAGGCTCTTTAACTATTGTTGTAGCTCACCATATGTATTCCATGCCCCCTTATCCATATCTAGCTACTGACTATGCTACACAACTATCATTGTTCACACATCACATGTGGATTGGTGGATTTCTCATAGTTGGTGCTGCTGCGCATGCAGCCATTTTTATGGTAAGAGACTATGATCCAACTAATCGATACAACGATTTATTAGATCGTGTCCTGAGGCATCGCGATGCAATCATATCACACCTCAACTGGGTATGTATATTTCTAGGCTTCCACAGTTTTGGTTTGTATATTCATAATGATACCATGAGTGCTTTAGGGCGTCCACAAGATATGTTTTCAGATACTGCTATACAATTACAACCAGTCTTTGCTCAATGGATACAAAATACCCATGCTTTAGCACCTGGTGTAACAGCCCCTGGTGAAACAGCGAGCACCAGTTTGACTTGGGGGGGCGGTGAGTTAGTAGCAGTGGGTGGCAAAGTAGCTTTGCTACCTATTCCATTAGGAACGGCCGACTTTTTGGTACATCATATTCATGCATTTACAATTCATGTGACGGTATTGATACTGTTGAAAGGTGTTTTATTTGCTCGTAGCTCGCGGTTAATACCAGATAAAGCAAATCTTGGTTTTCGTTTCCCTTGTGATGGGCCTGGAAGAGGAGGAACGTGTCAAGTATCTGCTTGGGATCATGTCTTCTTAGGACTATTCTGGATGTACAATTCTATTTCGGTAGTAATATTCCATTTCAGTTGGAAAATGCAGTCAGATGTTTGGGGTAGTATAAGCGATCAAGGGGTGGTAACTCATATTACCGGAGGAAACTTTGCACAGAGTTCCATTACTATTAATGGGTGGCTCCGCGATTTCTTATGGGCACAAGCATCTCAGGTAATTCAATCTTATGGTTCTTCGTTATCTGCATATGGTCTTTTTTTCCTAGGTGCTCATTTTGTATGGGCTTTCAGTTTAATGTTTCTATTCAGCGGGCGTGGTTATTGGCAAGAACTTATTGAATCCATTGTTTGGGctcataataaattaaaagttgCTCCTGCTACTCAGCCTAGAGCCTTGAGCATTGTACAAGTAGCTCAGGACCCCACTACTCGTCGTATTTGGTTTGGTATTGCTACCGCACATGACTTCGAGAGTCATGATGATATTACTGAAGAACGTCTTTATCAGAATATTTTTGCTTCTCATTTCGGGCAATTAGCAATAATTTTTCTGTGGACTTCCGGAAATTTGTTTCATGTAGCTTGGCAAGGAAATTTTGAGACATGGATACAAGACCCTTTACATGTAAGACCgattgctcatgctatttgggATCCTCATTTTGGTCAACCGGCTGTGGAAGCATTTACTCGAGGAGGTGCTCTTGGCCCGGTGAATATAGCTTATTCTGGTGTTTATCAGTGGTGGTATACAATCGGTTTACGTACTAATGAAGATCTTTATACTGGAGctctttttctattatttctttcTGCCCTATCCTTAATAGGGGGTTGGTTACACCTACAACCAAAATGGAAACCAAGAGTTTCATGGTTCAAAAATGCTGAATCTCGTCTGAATCATCATTTGTCAGGACTATTCGGGGTAAGCTCCTTGGCTTGGACAGGTCATTTAGTACATGTCGCTATTCCTGCATCCAGGGGGGAATATGTTCGATGGAATAATTTCTTAAGTGTATTACCGCATCCCCAAGGGTTAGGCCCACTTTTTACGGGTCAGTGGAATCTGTATGCTCAAAACCCCGATTCAAGTAGTCATTTATTTGGTACCTCCCAAGGATCAGGAACTGCCATTCTAACCCTTCTTGGGGGATTCCATCCACAAACGCAAAGTTTATGGCTAACCGATATGGCACATCATCATCTAGCTATCGCAATTCTTTTCCTCATTGCGGGTCATATGTATAGAACTAACTTTGGAATCGGACACAGTATAAAAGATCTTTTAGAAGCACATATTCCTCCGGGAGGACGGTTGGGGCGTGGGCATAAGGGTCTTTATGACACAATCAATAATTCGATTCATTTTCAATTAGGCCTTGCTCTAGCCTCCTTAGGAGTTATTACTTCCTTGGTAGCTCAACACATGTACTCTTTACCTGCTTATGCGTTCATAGCGCAAGATTTTACGACTCAAGCTGCGTTATATACCCATCACCAATACATTGCAGGATTCATCATGACAGGAGCTTTTGCTCATGgagctatattttttattagagaTTACAATCCAGAACAGAATGAGGATAACGTATTGGCAAGAATGTTAGACCATAAAGAAGCTATCATATCCCATTTAAGTTGGGCCAGCCTCTTTCTAGGGTTCCATACTTTGGGACTTTATGTTCATAATGACGTCATGCTTGCTTTTGGTACTCCCGAAAAACAAATCTTGATCGAACCCATATTTGCCCAATGGATACAATCCGCTCATGGGAAAACTTCATATGGATTTGATGTACTTTTATCTTCGACAAATGGCCCAGCATTTAATGCGGGTCGAAGCATATGGTTGCCCGGCTGGTTAAATGCTATTAATGAGAATAGTAATTCATTATTCTTAACAATAGGTCCTGGAGATTTCTTGGTTCATCATGCTATTGCTTTAGGTTTACATACAACTACATTGATCTTAGTAAAAGGTGCTTTAGATGCACGTGGTTCCAAGTTAATGCCAGATAAAAAGGATTTCGGGTATAGTTTTCCTTGCGATGGTCCGGGACGAGGTGGTACTTGTGATATTTCGGCTTGGGACGCATTTTATTTGGCAGTTTTTTGGATGTTAAATACTATTGGATGGGTTACTTTTTATTGGCATTGGAAACACATCACATTATGGCAAGGTAACGTTTCACAGTTTAATGAATCTTCCACTTATTTGATGGGATGGTTAAGAGATTATCTATGGTTAAACTCTTCACAACTTATCAATGGATATAACCCGTTTGGTATGAATAGTTTATCAGTCTGGGCATGGATGTTCTTATTTGGGCATCTTGTTTGGGCTACTGGATTTATGTTCTTAATTTCCTGGCGTGGTTATTGGCAGGAATTGATTGAAACTTTAGCATGGGCTCATGAACGTACACCTTTGGCAAATTTGATTCGATGGAAAGATAAACCAGTAGCTCTTTCAATTGTGCAAGCAAGATTGGTTGGATTAGCTCACTTTTCTGTAGGTTATATATTCACTTATGCGGCTTTCTTGATTGCCTCCACGTCGGGCAAATTcggttaa
- the LOC125603283 gene encoding photosystem I P700 chlorophyll a apoprotein A2-like — protein MYRTNWGIGHGLKDILEAHKGPFTGQGHKGLYEILTTSWHAQLSLNLAMLGSLTIVVAHHMYSMPPYPYLATDYATQLSLFTHHMWIGGFLIVGAAAHAAIFMVRDYDPTNRYNDLLDRVLRHRDAIISHLNWVCIFLGFHSFGLYIHNDTMSALGRPQDMFSDTAIQLQPVFAQWIQNTHALAPGVTAPGETASTSLTWGGGELVAVGGKVALLPIPLGTADFLVHHIHAFTIHVTVLILLKGVLFARSSRLIPDKANLGFRFPCDGPGRGGTCQVSAWDHVFLGLFWMYNSISVVIFHFSWKMQSDVWGSISDQGVVTHITGGNFAQSSITINGWLRDFLWAQASQVIQSYGSSLSAYGLFFLGAHFVWAFSLMFLFSGRGYWQELIESIVWAHNKLKVAPATQPRALSIVQGAQDPTTRRIWFGIATAHDFESHDDITEERLYQNIFASHFGQLAIIFLWTSGNLFHVAWQGNFETWIQDPLHVRPIAHAIWDPHFGQPAVEAFTRGGALGPVNIAYSGVYQWWYTIGLRTNEDLYTGALFLLFLSALSLIGGWLHLQPKWKPRVSWFKNAESRLNHHLSGLFGVSSLAWTGHLVHVAIPASRGEYVRWNNFLSVLPHPQGLGPLFTGQWNLYAQNPDSSSHLFGTSQGSGTAILTLLGGFHPQTQSLWLTDMAHHHLAIAILFLIAGHMYRTNFGIGHSIKDLLEAHIPPGGRLGRGHKGLYDTINNSIHFQLGLALASLGVITSLVAQHMYSLPAYAFIAQDFTTQAALYTHHQYIAGFIMTGAFAHGAIFFIRDYNPEQNEDNVLARMLDHKEAIISHLSWASLFLGFHTLGLCS, from the coding sequence ATGTATAGGACCAACTGGGGTATTGGTCATGGTCTAAAAGATATTTTAGAGGCTCATAAAGGTCCATTTACAGGCCAAGGCCATAAAGGTCTATATGAAATTCTAACAACATCATGGCATGCTCAATTATCTCTTAACCTGGCTATGTTAGGCTCTTTAACTATTGTTGTAGCTCACCATATGTATTCCATGCCCCCTTATCCATATCTAGCTACTGACTATGCTACACAACTATCATTGTTCACACATCACATGTGGATTGGTGGATTTCTCATAGTTGGTGCTGCTGCGCATGCAGCCATTTTTATGGTAAGAGACTATGATCCAACTAATCGATACAACGATTTATTAGATCGTGTCCTGAGGCATCGCGATGCAATCATATCACACCTCAACTGGGTATGTATATTTCTAGGCTTCCACAGTTTTGGTTTGTATATTCATAATGATACCATGAGTGCTTTAGGGCGTCCACAAGATATGTTTTCAGATACTGCTATACAATTACAACCAGTCTTTGCTCAATGGATACAAAATACCCATGCTTTAGCACCTGGTGTAACAGCCCCTGGTGAAACAGCGAGCACCAGTTTGACTTGGGGGGGCGGTGAGTTAGTAGCAGTGGGTGGCAAAGTAGCTTTGCTACCTATTCCATTAGGAACGGCCGACTTTTTGGTACATCATATTCATGCATTTACAATTCATGTGACGGTATTGATACTGTTGAAAGGTGTTTTATTTGCTCGTAGCTCGCGGTTAATACCAGATAAAGCAAATCTTGGTTTTCGTTTCCCTTGTGATGGGCCTGGAAGAGGAGGAACGTGTCAAGTATCTGCTTGGGATCATGTCTTCTTAGGACTATTCTGGATGTACAATTCTATTTCGGTAGTAATATTCCATTTCAGTTGGAAAATGCAGTCAGATGTTTGGGGTAGTATAAGCGATCAAGGGGTGGTAACTCATATTACCGGAGGAAACTTTGCACAGAGTTCCATTACTATTAATGGGTGGCTCCGCGATTTCTTATGGGCACAAGCATCTCAGGTAATTCAATCTTATGGTTCTTCGTTATCTGCATATGGTCTTTTTTTCCTAGGTGCTCATTTTGTATGGGCTTTCAGTTTAATGTTTCTATTCAGCGGGCGTGGTTATTGGCAAGAACTTATTGAATCCATTGTTTGGGctcataataaattaaaagttgCTCCTGCTACTCAGCCTAGAGCCTTGAGCATTGTACAAGGAGCTCAGGACCCCACTACTCGTCGTATTTGGTTTGGTATTGCTACCGCACATGACTTCGAGAGTCATGATGATATTACTGAAGAACGTCTTTATCAGAATATTTTTGCTTCTCATTTCGGGCAATTAGCAATAATTTTTCTGTGGACTTCCGGAAATTTGTTTCATGTAGCTTGGCAAGGAAATTTTGAGACATGGATACAAGACCCTTTACATGTAAGACCgattgctcatgctatttgggATCCTCATTTTGGTCAACCGGCTGTGGAAGCATTTACTCGAGGAGGTGCTCTTGGCCCGGTGAATATAGCTTATTCTGGTGTTTATCAGTGGTGGTATACAATCGGTTTACGTACTAATGAAGATCTTTATACTGGAGctctttttctattatttctttcTGCCCTATCCTTAATAGGGGGTTGGTTACACCTACAACCAAAATGGAAACCAAGAGTTTCATGGTTCAAAAATGCTGAATCTCGTCTGAATCATCATTTGTCAGGACTATTCGGGGTAAGCTCCTTGGCTTGGACAGGTCATTTAGTACATGTCGCTATTCCTGCATCCAGGGGGGAATATGTTCGATGGAATAATTTCTTAAGTGTATTACCGCATCCCCAAGGGTTAGGCCCACTTTTTACGGGTCAGTGGAATCTGTATGCTCAAAACCCCGATTCAAGTAGTCATTTATTTGGTACCTCCCAAGGATCAGGAACTGCCATTCTAACCCTTCTTGGGGGATTCCATCCACAAACGCAAAGTTTATGGCTAACCGATATGGCACATCATCATCTAGCTATCGCAATTCTTTTCCTCATTGCGGGTCATATGTATAGAACTAACTTTGGAATCGGACACAGTATAAAAGATCTTTTAGAAGCACATATTCCTCCGGGAGGACGGTTGGGGCGTGGGCATAAGGGTCTTTATGACACAATCAATAATTCGATTCATTTTCAATTAGGCCTTGCTCTAGCCTCCTTAGGAGTTATTACTTCCTTGGTAGCTCAACACATGTACTCTTTACCTGCTTATGCGTTCATAGCGCAAGATTTTACGACTCAAGCTGCGTTATATACCCATCACCAATACATTGCAGGATTCATCATGACAGGAGCTTTTGCTCATGgagctatattttttattagagaTTACAATCCAGAACAGAATGAGGATAACGTATTGGCAAGAATGTTAGACCATAAAGAAGCTATCATATCCCATTTAAGTTGGGCCAGCCTCTTTCTAGGGTTCCATACTTTGGGACTTTGTTCATAA
- the LOC125603282 gene encoding LOW QUALITY PROTEIN: photosystem II CP43 reaction center protein-like (The sequence of the model RefSeq protein was modified relative to this genomic sequence to represent the inferred CDS: deleted 1 base in 1 codon), which produces MNRRIAMTIALGKFTKDEKDLFDIMDDWLRRDRFVFVGWSGLLLFPCAYFALGGWFTGTTFVTSWYTHGLASSYLEGCNFLTAAVSTPANSLAHSLLLLWGPEAQGDFTRWCQLGGLWAFVALHGAFALIGFMLRQFELARSVQLRPYNAIAFSGPIAVFVSVFLIYPLGQSGWFFAPSFGVAAIFRFILFFQGFHNWTLNPFHMMGVAGVLGAALLCAIHGATVENTLFEDGDGANTFRAFNPTQAEETYSMVTANRFWSQIFGVAFSNKRWLHFFMLFVPVTGLWMSALGVVGLALNLRAYDFVSQEIRAAEDPEFETFYTKNILLNEGIRAWMAAQDQPHENLIFPEEVLPRGNLFNGTLALAGRDQETTGFAWWAGNARLINLSGKLLGAHVAHAGLIVFWAGAMNLFEVAHFVPEKPMYEQGLILLPHLATLGWGVGPGGEVIDTFPYFVSGVLHLISSAVLGFGGIYHALLGPETLEESFPFFGYVWKDRNKMTTILGIHLILLGVGAFLLVFKALYFGGVYDTWAPGGGDVRKITNLTLSPSVIFGYLLKSPFGGEGWIVSVDDLEDIIGGHVWLGSICIFGGIWHILTKPFAWARRALVWSGEAYLSYSLAALSVCGFIACCFVWFNNTAYPSEFYGPTGPEASQAQAFTFLVRDQRLGANVGSAQGPTGLGKYLMRSPTGEVIFGGETMRFWDLRAPWLEPLRGPNGLDLSRLKKDIQPWQERRSAEYMTHAPLGSLNSVGGVATEINAVNYVSPRSWLSTSHFVLGFFLFVGHLWHAGRARAAAAGFEKGIDRDFEPVLSMTPLN; this is translated from the exons ATGAATAGGAGGATCGCTATGACTATAGCCCTTGGTAAATTTaccaaagacgaaaaagatttatttgatattatggaTGACTGGTTACGGAGGGACCGCTTCGTTTTTGTAGGTTGGTCTGGTCTATTGCTCTTTCCTTGTGCCTATTTCGCTTTGGGGGGTTGGTTCACAGGTACAACCTTTGTAACTTCATGGTATACTCATGGATTGGCTAGTTCCTATTTAGAAGGTTGCAATTTTTTAACCGCTGCAGTTTCTACTCCTGCTAATAGTTTAGCGCATTCTTTGTTGTTACTGTGGGGTCCTGAAGCACAAGGAGATTTTACTCGTTGGTGTCAATTAGGCGGTCTGTGGGCTTTTGTTGCTCTCCACGGTGCTTTCGCATTAATAGGTTTTATGTTACGTCAATTTGAACTTGCTCGATCTGTTCAATTGCGACCTTATAATGCAATCGCATTCTCTGGTCCAATTGctgtttttgtttctgtctttctaatTTATCCACTAGGTCAATCTGGTTGGTTCTTTGCGCCTAGTTTTGGTGTAGCGGCTATATTTCGATTCATCCTCTTTTTCCAAGGGTTTCATAATTGGACATTGAACCCATTTCATATGATGGGAGTCGCTGGTGTACTGGGCGCGGCTCTGTTATGCGCTATTCATGGTGCTACTGTAGAAAATACTTTATTTGAAGATGGTGATGGTGCAAATACATTCCGTGCTTTTAACCCAACTCAAGCCGAAGAAACTTATTCAATGGTCACCGCTAACCGCTTTTGGTCACAAATCTTTGGGGTTGCTTTTTCCAATAAACGTTGGTTACATTTCTTTATGTTATTTGTACCAGTAACTGGTTTATGGATGAGTGCTCTTGGAGTAGTCGGTCTAGCTTTGAACCTACGTGCCTATGACTTCGTTTCCCAGGAAATCCGTGCAGCGGAAGATCCGGAATTTGAGACTTTCTAtactaaaaatattcttttaaacgAAGGTATTCGCGCTTGGATGGCGGCTCAAGATCAGCCTCATGAAAACCTTATATTCCCTGAGGAGGTTCTACCACGTGGAAAC CTCTTTAATGGAACTTTAGCTTTAGCTGGTCGTGACCAAGAAACCACTGGTTTCGCTTGGTGGGCCGGGAATGCCCGACTTATCAATTTATCTGGTAAACTATTGGGAGCTCATGTAGCCCATGCCGGATTAATCGTATTCTGGGCCGGAGCAATGAACTTATTTGAAGTGGCTCATTTTGTACCTGAAAAGCCCATGTATGAACAAGGATTGATTTTACTTCCCCACCTAGCCACTTTAGGCTGGGGGGTAGGTCCTGGGGGAGAAGTTATAGACACCTTTCCATACTTTGTATCTGGAGTACTTCACTTAATTTCTTCTGCAGTTTTGGGCTTTGGCGGTATTTATCATGCACTTCTGGGACCCGAAACTCTTGAAGAATCTTTTCCATTTTTCGGTTATGTATGGAAAGATAGAAATAAAATGACCACCATTTTGGGTATTCACTTAATTTTGTTAGGTGTAGGTGCTTTTCTTCTAGTATTCAAGGCTCTCTATTTTGGGGGCGTATATGATACCTGGGCTCCAGGAGGGGGGGATGTaagaaaaattacaaacttGACTCTTAGCCCAAGTgttatatttggttatttactaAAATCTCCCTTTGGGGGAGAAGGATGGATTGTTAGTGTGGACGATTTGGAAGATATAATTGGAGGGCATGTATGGTTAGGTTCCATTTGTATATTTGGTGGAATCTGGCATATCTTAACCAAACCTTTTGCATGGGCTCGCCGCGCACTTGTATGGTCTGGGGAGGCTTACTTGTCTTATAGTTTAGCTGCTTTATCTGTTTGTGGTTTCATTGCTTGTTGTTTTGTCTGGTTTAATAATACTGCTTACCCTAGTGAGTTTTACGGACCTACAGGGCCAGAAGCTTCTCAAGCTCAAGCATTTACTTTTCTAGTTAGAGACCAACGTCTTGGAGCTAACGTGGGGTCTGCTCAAGGACCTACAGGTTTAGGTAAATACTTAATGCGTTCCCCGACTGGAGAAGTTATTTTTGGAGGAGAAACAATGCGTTTTTGGGATCTGCGTGCTCCCTGGTTAGAACCTTTAAGGGGTCCTAATGGTTTGGACTTAAGTAGGTTGAAAAAAGACATACAACCTTGGCAAGAACGACGTTCTGCAGAATATATGACTCATGCTCCTTTAGGTTCCTTAAATTCTGTAGGGGGCGTAGCTACTGAGATCAATGCAGTCAATTACGTCTCTCCGAGAAGTTGGTTATCTACCTCTCATTTTGTTCTAGGATTCTTCCTATTCGTGGGTCATTTATGGCACGCGGGAAGAGCTCGGGCAGCGGCAGCAGGATTTGAAAAAGGAATTGATCGTGATTTTGAACCTGTTCTTTCTATGACTCCTCTTAACTAA